The Niastella koreensis GR20-10 genome includes a window with the following:
- a CDS encoding DUF5703 domain-containing protein: MNKNHILLIGVIVCNLLPLVLPAQSVLPTYNIIWNSQSRNAGESMPCGGGDIGLNVWVEKGDLLVYMGKSGCFDENNALLKAGRIRVKCTPNVFEGESFKQELKLEEGYVQIDGQYNKLKTTLKIWVDVFRPVIHIDVTGNEAVKTEVSYESWRYANRTLTGKANNANSYKWAPPTEVITNKDNIDFKDNTVLFYHRNRTDIPTIFDITVKQQGLEAVKDQLYNPLANLTFGGLLQGNNMIPAGTYTGTYMDTDFKGWKLQSKKASRDHHITVLLHTAQTPSVETWLTSLQTVSTDAAKSSATAGQQTRNWWKQYWQRSFVYLQPNQPDTGAVLWQTGRNYQLFRYMLGCNAMGNYPTKFNGGLFTYDPSATDSSLHFTPDFRNWGGGIHTAQNQRLVYWPLLKSGDYDLMKPQFDFYLRILPAAELRSETYWHHGGGCFSEQIENFGLPNCTEYGWKRPADYDKGMEYNAWLEYEWDTALEFCLMILETERYNGNNIKEYIPLIESCLRFFNEHYQYLAGKRGRNKLDGKGQLVIFPGSAAETYKMAYNASSTISGLRTVLTRLLELPAKYLTDPARTQWQQMLLRIPPVNFRQFGTYTTIAPAKLWERINNTECPQLYPVFPWGIYGIGKPGLDTAINTFKHDTDALTFRSYVGWKQDNIFAARLGLTSEALQLTTQKLKNSGRRFPAFWGPGYDWAPDHNWGGSGMIGLQEMLLQTDGKKIYLCPAWPNNQDVHFKLHAPYNTTVEATVINGKVQSLIVVPEERKKDVIIAESFRL, encoded by the coding sequence ATGAATAAAAATCACATTCTTCTAATAGGAGTTATAGTCTGTAACCTGTTGCCGCTGGTTTTACCGGCTCAGTCTGTATTACCAACTTACAATATTATCTGGAATTCTCAAAGTAGAAATGCGGGCGAATCCATGCCCTGTGGCGGCGGCGATATCGGGCTGAACGTTTGGGTTGAAAAAGGCGACCTGCTGGTATACATGGGCAAAAGCGGTTGCTTTGATGAAAACAATGCTTTATTAAAGGCAGGTCGAATACGTGTCAAATGTACACCCAACGTATTTGAAGGAGAGTCGTTTAAACAGGAATTAAAATTAGAAGAAGGGTATGTTCAGATAGATGGCCAGTACAACAAGCTTAAAACTACATTAAAAATTTGGGTAGATGTGTTTCGCCCGGTGATCCATATAGATGTTACAGGCAATGAAGCGGTAAAAACAGAAGTAAGTTATGAAAGCTGGCGTTATGCCAACCGTACCCTCACCGGCAAAGCCAATAATGCCAACAGCTACAAATGGGCCCCTCCTACTGAAGTAATTACCAATAAAGATAATATTGATTTTAAGGACAACACAGTATTGTTCTATCACCGCAACCGGACTGATATACCAACTATTTTTGATATAACCGTTAAACAACAGGGATTGGAAGCGGTAAAGGACCAGTTATACAACCCTCTTGCCAATCTAACGTTTGGCGGTTTGCTACAAGGTAACAATATGATACCGGCAGGCACATACACCGGTACCTATATGGATACCGATTTCAAGGGCTGGAAACTCCAAAGCAAAAAAGCCAGCCGCGATCATCACATAACCGTTTTATTACATACTGCGCAAACTCCTTCGGTTGAAACCTGGTTAACCAGTTTGCAAACCGTTAGTACCGATGCCGCTAAAAGTTCAGCAACGGCGGGGCAGCAAACCCGCAACTGGTGGAAGCAATACTGGCAACGCAGTTTTGTTTATTTACAACCCAACCAACCCGATACCGGTGCTGTGCTCTGGCAAACCGGTCGCAATTACCAGTTGTTCCGGTATATGCTGGGTTGCAATGCCATGGGAAATTATCCTACCAAATTCAACGGAGGTTTATTTACCTACGATCCATCCGCAACAGACAGCAGCTTACACTTCACACCCGATTTTCGTAACTGGGGCGGTGGTATTCATACCGCGCAGAACCAGCGGTTGGTATACTGGCCCCTGTTAAAAAGCGGCGATTATGACCTGATGAAACCCCAGTTTGATTTTTACCTGCGCATTCTTCCTGCGGCTGAACTACGCAGTGAAACTTACTGGCACCATGGCGGCGGCTGCTTCTCCGAACAGATCGAAAATTTTGGTTTACCCAATTGTACCGAATATGGCTGGAAGCGTCCGGCTGATTATGATAAGGGAATGGAATACAATGCCTGGCTGGAATATGAGTGGGACACCGCGCTTGAATTCTGTTTAATGATCCTGGAAACCGAACGGTATAACGGCAACAACATAAAAGAATACATACCGCTTATAGAAAGCTGTCTGCGTTTCTTTAACGAACATTATCAATACCTGGCCGGTAAACGGGGCAGAAATAAACTTGATGGCAAAGGCCAGCTGGTGATCTTTCCCGGTTCCGCAGCAGAAACCTATAAGATGGCCTATAACGCCAGCAGCACCATTTCCGGCTTGCGTACTGTATTGACAAGATTGCTGGAATTGCCTGCTAAATATCTTACCGACCCGGCACGCACCCAATGGCAACAAATGCTGTTGCGCATTCCCCCTGTCAACTTCCGGCAATTCGGTACATACACGACTATTGCGCCGGCCAAACTGTGGGAACGGATCAACAATACCGAGTGTCCCCAACTCTACCCTGTTTTCCCCTGGGGCATTTATGGCATTGGCAAACCGGGTTTAGACACGGCCATCAATACCTTTAAACACGATACCGACGCCCTTACCTTCAGAAGTTATGTGGGCTGGAAACAGGACAACATTTTTGCCGCCCGCTTAGGATTGACCAGTGAGGCCCTGCAACTCACCACCCAAAAGTTAAAGAACAGTGGCCGCCGTTTCCCGGCATTCTGGGGTCCTGGCTATGACTGGGCACCCGATCACAACTGGGGTGGCAGCGGCATGATAGGCTTGCAGGAAATGCTGTTACAAACCGATGGCAAAAAGATCTACCTCTGCCCTGCCTGGCCCAACAACCAGGATGTACATTTTAAATTACATGCGCCCTATAACACTACGGTAGAAGCTACCGTTATAAATGGGAAAGTGCAGTCGCTCATAGTGGTGCCGGAAGAAAGAAAAAAAGATGTGATCATAGCTGAAAGCTTCAGGCTGTAA
- a CDS encoding AraC family transcriptional regulator → MNAKNKEGSHKNIWYGIGRQRIEIPKMVLKQKVQTNALLNQLYVCSLGYYPNARGHYTYRKKGLPENFLFYCVDGAGWYQIGDKKSEVGPNQFFILPQNVEHAYGSAEDNPWSIYWIHFGGESLSQMNALQAVQKHFKPFYIKSSSEIINMFSRMYKALELGYSTDNLIFANLSLPHFLSLFIYNSKHTTVSPNDKLDVVDAAILYMQEHINENISLQDLSSHYNYSASRFSSLFKQKTGYAPIDYFIQMKMQKASQQLDFSSSSVKDIALSMGFDDPYYFSKRFRKIIGLSPKQYRSQKKD, encoded by the coding sequence ATGAATGCGAAAAATAAAGAGGGTAGCCACAAAAACATCTGGTATGGAATTGGTCGCCAGCGCATAGAGATCCCGAAAATGGTGCTGAAGCAAAAGGTACAAACGAATGCCTTGTTGAATCAGTTGTACGTTTGCAGCCTGGGATATTATCCGAATGCACGTGGTCACTATACCTACCGCAAGAAGGGGTTACCGGAAAACTTTTTATTTTATTGTGTGGATGGCGCTGGTTGGTACCAGATAGGAGATAAGAAATCGGAGGTAGGGCCAAACCAGTTTTTTATTTTACCGCAGAATGTGGAGCATGCCTACGGCAGTGCAGAAGATAATCCCTGGAGCATTTACTGGATCCATTTCGGGGGCGAATCGTTATCACAAATGAATGCCCTGCAAGCCGTTCAAAAACATTTCAAACCATTTTATATCAAAAGCAGCAGCGAGATCATTAACATGTTCTCCCGCATGTACAAAGCGCTGGAGTTAGGGTATAGTACCGATAATCTCATTTTCGCCAACCTGAGTTTACCGCATTTCCTGAGCCTGTTTATTTATAACTCGAAGCATACGACCGTTAGTCCCAATGATAAACTGGATGTGGTCGATGCCGCCATTCTGTATATGCAGGAGCATATCAATGAAAATATTTCCCTGCAGGACCTGAGCAGTCATTATAATTATTCGGCGTCCCGGTTCTCCAGTTTGTTCAAGCAAAAGACCGGCTATGCACCCATCGATTATTTTATTCAAATGAAAATGCAAAAGGCCAGTCAGCAGCTCGACTTCAGCTCCAGCTCGGTAAAAGACATTGCCTTAAGCATGGGTTTTGATGATCCGTATTATTTCTCGAAGCGCTTTCGTAAGATTATTGGTTTATCTCCCAAACAATATCGTTCGCAGAAAAAAGATTAA